From a single Sander vitreus isolate 19-12246 chromosome 2, sanVit1, whole genome shotgun sequence genomic region:
- the gucy1a1 gene encoding guanylate cyclase soluble subunit alpha-1 has product MFCAKLKELKIPGECPFSSSAQNNELGDFEERSTGAADLLPISKDVHGKIGGDLPQQKTIRAKVNLHTLGESIRKLACPEFQRLHTALQRMMRLSDQTRDSESPIVCCTDIRHQSCNAEPEHLVEMMNIYSTKMAIQMEALKVALGEELFHMCYEEDGHILRVVGGALHDFLNSFNVLLKQSTPPNPGRENCVNEPSVLCLDKDAGLLTVYFFNPRPTTELFFPGVIKAAARLLYHTTVDVLIDTPSAKDSILQSSPQPSLLYTVAVKDAKNLTPSPLRATSAGTLPTSLFSTIFPFHLILDKDLGLVQIGHGLRKRLFRKDGLRRSATFQEHFSIVSPQIKCTFQGILTMLNTQFIIRIKHGVSITDNTGKLMDLKGQMIYVSESNAILFLGSPCVDKLEELTGCGLYLSDIPIHNALRDVVLVGEQAKAQDGLKKRLGKAKAALEHAHQALEEEKKKTVDLLFSIFPGTVAQQLWQGQTVQAKKFDQVTMLFSDIVGFTAVCSRCTPMQVITMLSELYTRFDHECGELDIYKVETIGDAYCVAGGLHRESETHAVQIALMALKMMELSDEVMTPTGEPIQMRIGVHTGSVLAGVVGVRMPRYCLFGNNVTMANKFESCSQPGKINISPTTHRLLKNRPEFVFVPRRRLELPANFPEDIPGVCYFLEAPFKTDSEVKSSC; this is encoded by the exons ATGTTCTGCGCgaagctgaaagagctgaagatACCAGGAGAGTGTCCTTTCTCCAGTAGCGCCCAAAATAATGAGCTCGGAGACTTTGAGGAGCGCTCAACTGGCGCCGCGGATTTATTGCCCATTTCTAAGGACGTGCACGGAAAAATAGGTGGGGATCTACCTCAACAGAAAACAATCAGAGCCAAAGTTAACCTGCATACACTTGGGGAGAGCATCCGAAAATTGGCATGTCCAGAG TTTCAAAGGCTGCACACTGCCCTCCAACGAATGATGAGACTATCAGATCAAACCAGGGACTCTGAAAG TCCAATAGTTTGCTGTACAGACATCAGGCATCAGAGTTGCAATGCTGAACCGGAACATTTAGTGGAAATGATGAACATTTACTCAACCAAAATGG CAATCCAGATGGAAGCTTTGAAAGTTGCTCTTGGCGAGGAGCTCTTCCACATGTGTTATGAGGAGGACGGACACATTTTGAGGGTGGTGGGGGGAGCTCTCCACGACTTCCTCAACAGCTTCAATGTTTTGTTGAAACAGAGTACGCCGCCTAACCCGGGCAGAGAGAATTGTGTAAACGAACCTTCGGTGCTGTGCTTAGACAAGGATGCGGGTCTGCTTACTGTCTATTTCTTCAACCCCCGCCCAACCACTGAGCTCTTCTTCCCTGGAGTCATCAAAGCTGCAGCCCGCCTGCTGTATCACACCACTGTGGATGTGTTGATTGACACCCCCAGTGCTAAAGACAGCATCTTGCAGTCCAGCCCGCAGCCCAGTCTTCTGTACACAGTTGCAGTTAAGGATGCTAAAAATCTGACCCCCAGTCCACTGCGGGCTACCTCAGCTGGGACCCTTCCTACCTCTTTGTTCTCCACCATCTTCCCTTTCCATCTGATCCTGGACAAGGATCTGGGTCTGGTACAAATAGGACACGGGCTCAGGAAGAGACTGTTCAGGAAAGATGGACTGAGGCGGTCTGCTACCTTCCAAGAACACTTTTCTATTGTCTCTCCCCAGATCAAATGTACCTTTCAAGGCATTCTGACCATGCTGAACACACAGTTTATCATTCGGATCAAGCATGGAGTCTCCATCACAGATAACACAGGGAAG CTCATGGACCTTAAAGGTCAGATGATCTACGTTTCAGAGTCCAACGCCATCTTGTTCCTGGGCTCACCATGTGTGGACAAGCTGGAGGAGCTAACAGGCTGCGGCCTCTACCTGTCAGACATCCCTATTCATAACGCACTGCGTGACGTGGTGCTGGTTGGTGAACAGGCCAAAGCCCAGGACGGTTTGAAGAAGCGTCTGGGGAAGGCCAAGGCAGCCTTGGAGCATGCTCACCAGGcactggaggaggagaagaagaagacagtgGACCTCCTCTTCTCCATCTTCCCCGGCACTGTGGCGCAGCAGCTGTGGCAGGGCCAAACGGTGCAGGCCAAGAAGTTTGACCAAGTAACAATGCTCTTCTCTGACATTGTGGGCTTCACGGCTGTTTGCTCACGCTGTACCCCAATGCAAGTGATAACCATGCTCAGTGAGTTGTACACCAGGTTTGACCACGAGTGTGGAGAGCTTGATATCTATAAG GTGGAGACCATTGGTGATGCATACTGTGTAGCTGGTGGCTTACACAGAGAAAGCGAGACTCACGCCGTCCAAATTGCACTCATGGCCTTAAAGATGATGGAGCTTTCAGACGAAGTTATGACACCAACTGGAGAACCAATACAG ATGCGTATAGGAGTCCACACTGGTTCAGTACTGGCTGGTGTAGTTGGGGTGAGAATGCCTCGCTACTGCCTTTTCGGTAACAATGTCACAATGGCCAACAAGTTTGAATCCTGCAGCCAACCTGGAAAAATCAACATCAGCCCTACAACTCACAG ATTGCTGAAGAATCGGCCAGAGTTTGTCTTTGTTCCCAGGAGGAGACTGGAGCTTCCGGCCAACTTCCCAGAAGACATCCCTGGTGTTTGTTACTTTTTGGAGGCGCCATTTAAAACTGACTCTGAAGTTAAATCAAGCTGCTGA
- the ufsp2 gene encoding ufm1-specific protease 2, producing the protein MVVTVSQSFDTGTILRVRGPLEFKCQLDRTDTLLIHKCISTTFETLHSQVKSESCVLTICDSPVIIWPNRGVYATPEEISPNTLCEDIHQWIQTDEQESAGKRSAKKKSKKSSAVSVINLRLMMEATKTGPLSAPILSKTVQKSHFLSTTLPIDCVVRTTCNDTIKDAFERLLEALTHQLCEMEKVILQHMKGTTLLVPEPLHFLLPEPKGLVTVVYPAGVPDSQLEAQRKELHQQFELPNDWPYFRRATAYHFPNEPYKDGYLRNPHLVLTHPSLDNGKVYSVQGIYSYRHYMQDHMDDNGWGCAYRSLQTICSWFQQQGYVERAVPTHKEIQQALVDVGDKQASFVGSRQWIGSIEVQAVLNQLLGVTSKIMFVSQGSDLASKGRELANHFLTEGTPIMIGGGVLAHTILGVVWSETTGQIRYLILDPHYTGAEDLQVITDKGWCGWKGPDFWDQTAYYNLCLPQRPKVI; encoded by the exons ATG GTTGTTACAGTCTCACAGTCCTTCGACACAGGGACCATCCTTCGTGTCAGAGGCCCGCTGGAGTTCAAATGTCAGCTGGACCGCACAGATA CACTGCTAATACACAAATGCATCTCGACAACATTTGAGACTCTTCACTCTCAGGTGAAATCTGAATCCTGTGTTCTAACAATCTGTGACAGTCCTGTTATTATTTGGCCAAATAGAGGTGTTTATGCAACACCTGAAGAAATATCTCCAAATACGCTGTGTGAAGATATACACCAATGGATACA gacaGATGAACAAGAGAGTGCTGGCAAGAGatctgcaaaaaagaaaagcaaaaaaagttCAGCAGTG AGTGTCATTAATCTTCGCCTGATGATGGAGGCAACAAAGACAGGCCCTCTTTCAGCCCCGATCCTCAGCAAAACAGTCCAGAAATCCCACTTCCTGTCTACAACTCTTCCCATTGACTGTGTCGTCCGTACCACCTGCAATGACACAATCAAAGA TGCCTTTGAGCGCCTGTTGGAGGCGCTAACTCATCAGCTGTGTGAGATGGAAAAAGTGATCCTGCAACACATGAAGGGAACCACGCTGCTGGTTCCTGAACCACTCCACTTCCTCCTTCCAGAGCCAAAAGGACTAGTGACCGTGGTTTACCCAGCAGGGGTGCCTGACAGCCAACTAGAGGCACAACGTAAG GAACTGCATCAACAGTTTGAGCTACCAAATGACTGGCCCTATTTTAGAAGAGCCACCGCTTACCACTTTCCCAATGAGCCTTACAAAGATGGTTACCTCCGAAACCCTCATCTGGTCCTCACACATCCATCCCTGGACAACGGAAAG GTGTACTCGGTCCAGGGGATCTACAGCTATCGCCACTACATGCAGGACCATATGGATGACAATGGCTGGGGCTGTGCTTATCGCTCCCTCCAGACCATCTGCTCCTGGTTCCAGCAGCAAGGCTACGTAGAGCGGGCCGTGCCAACTCACAAGGAGATTCAACAG GCTTTAGTGGATGTCGGAGACAAACAGGCATCCTTTGTTGGATCACGCCAGTGGATCGGATCCATTGAGGTTCAGGCTGTTCTAAACCAGCTGCTTGGGGTCACTTCCAAGATCATGTTTGTGAG TCAAGGTTCTGACTTGGCATCCAAAGGCAGAGAACTGGCCAACCACTTCCTTACTGAAGGGACTCCCATCATGATTG GAGGCGGAGTTTTAGCTCACACTATTCTAGGTGTGGTATGGAGTGAGACCACCGGGCAGATCCGCTATCTCATCCTAGATCCACATTACACAGGAGCAGAGGACTTACAAGTTATCACAGACAAG GGCTGGTGTGGCTGGAAAGGACCAGATTTTTGGGATCAAACTGCGTATTATAATCTGTGTCTGCCTCAGAGGCCAAAGGTCATCTAA
- the cfap97 gene encoding cilia- and flagella-associated protein 97 isoform X4 — MFSPGELEGEVDHSFFDSDCDDSSRDGGEQLEKSLKAEKESPPAHESLHAKQTENTKSGWSLRTDGTKKNLKPVSNRAERKENSCQSKEEEKSRPSAVSSVACTSDKAINNSSDSEEDSSLRSKRPKGMFMALLAEAREVDNKDMYSQSPNESEEEALPSKLSGLKGRNKQSPKKLIRNRGTRSPSPTSTESSVDIDSESSSSSSNGRSSLESPTFPRPNKPSVSPGGRGTRVGSAGSQDVPIGRTEESEDTVTDVSPLSSPDFSPLQSLDLNHTEAEEGSLKEQQQQESVPSSGLSNMHQDVDSDQDVDECSLSSESQLGGKLVFHCPGGRNRKNYSFTNAEVRRIDRENQRLLRELSHHSPGPRPGSTARKTSHMAHKSPFSRLSHSALNRQREQQRIERENLALLKRLESVKPTPGLKRSEQLEDYQRHIGYAGAPSYSVCMSTTKKERSTSKTPSGKRGSACGTALLFSN, encoded by the exons ATGTTTAGCCCCGGGGAGCTAGAAGGTGAAGTGGATCATTCGTTTTTCGACAGTGACTGTGATGATAGCAGCAGAGATGGAGGGGAACAGCTGGAGAAAAGTTTGAAGGCTGAAAAGGAGAGCCCACCAGCACATGAGAGCCTTCATGCAAAACAGactgaaaatacaaaaagtGGCTGGTCCCTGAGAACTgatgggacaaaaaaaaacctgaagcCAGTCAGCAACAGAGCAGAAAGGAAGGAgaacagctgtcaatcaaaggaagaagagaagagcaGGCCGTCTGCTGTATCATCTGTTGCCTGTACATCAGATAAAGCCATCAATAATAGCAGTGATAGTGAGGAAGACTCTAGTTTGCGCTCTAAAAGGCCAAAGGGAATGTTTATGGCTTTGTTGGCTGAGGCCAGAGAGGTAGATAATAAGGATATGTACAGCCAGAGTCCAAATGAGTCTGAAGAAGAAGCATTGCCATCCAAACTCTCAGGCTTGAAAGGAAGAAATAAACAATCTCCCAAAAAACTGATAAGAAATCGGGGCACCCGAAGTCCATCCCCCACTTCAACTGAGAGCAGCGTAGACATAGACTCAGAGAGCTCCTCTAGCAGTAGCAATGGGAGAAGCAGTTTAGAATCCCCCACCTTTCCCAGGCCCAACAAACCTTCTGTATCCCCTGGTGGGAGAGGGACTCGAGTGGGCTCAGCAGGATCTCAGGATGTGCCTATCGGCCGTACAGAGGAGTCAGAAGACACAGTGACAGATGTAAGCCCCCTCTCATCTCCTGACTTCAGCCCTCTCCAGTCGTTGGACCTGAACCACACAGAGGCTGAAGAGGGAAGCCttaaagagcagcagcagcaggagagtGTGCCCTCCAGTGGCCTTAGCAACATGCATCAAGACGTGGACTCAGACCAGGATGTAGATGAGT GCTCGCTCAGTTCAGAGAGTCAGCTTGGAGGTAAACTGGTCTTCCACTGTCCTGGAGGGAGAAACCGAAAGAACTACTCGTTCACCAACGCTGAGGTCCGACGCATAGATCGTGAGAACCAGCGACTTCTTCGGGAGCTTTCGCACCATTCACCAGGGCCCAGACCAGGAAGTACAGCGAGGAAAACGAGCCATATGGCCCACAAGTCGCCTTTTAGTCGCCTCTCTCACAGCGCACTCAACAGGCAGCGGGAACAGCAACGCATCGAGAGGGAGAACCTG GCTCTCCTGAAAAGGCTGGAGTCTGTCAAGCCTACACCTGGCCTAAAGCGTTCAGAACAACTGGAAGACTACCAGCGTCACATCGGATATGCCGGAGCTCCTTCATACTCTGTCTGTATGTCCACCACCAAAAAAGAGAGGTCTACCAGCAAGACACCCTCAG GTAAACGAGGATCAGCATGTGGCACTGCGCTGCTCTTCTCAAATTGA
- the cfap97 gene encoding cilia- and flagella-associated protein 97 isoform X2: MFSPGELEGEVDHSFFDSDCDDSSRDGGEQLEKSLKAEKESPPAHESLHAKQTENTKSGWSLRTDGTKKNLKPVSNRAERKENSCQSKEEEKSRPSAVSSVACTSDKAINNSSDSEEDSSLRSKRPKGMFMALLAEAREVDNKDMYSQSPNESEEEALPSKLSGLKGRNKQSPKKLIRNRGTRSPSPTSTESSVDIDSESSSSSSNGRSSLESPTFPRPNKPSVSPGGRGTRVGSAGSQDVPIGRTEESEDTVTDVSPLSSPDFSPLQSLDLNHTEAEEGSLKEQQQQESVPSSGLSNMHQDVDSDQDVDECSLSSESQLGGKLVFHCPGGRNRKNYSFTNAEVRRIDRENQRLLRELSHHSPGPRPGSTARKTSHMAHKSPFSRLSHSALNRQREQQRIERENLALLKRLESVKPTPGLKRSEQLEDYQRHIGYAGAPSYSVCMSTTKKERSTSKTPSGPRTASSAHHSSRAVSTTTDSGKTPVPRSKNN; encoded by the exons ATGTTTAGCCCCGGGGAGCTAGAAGGTGAAGTGGATCATTCGTTTTTCGACAGTGACTGTGATGATAGCAGCAGAGATGGAGGGGAACAGCTGGAGAAAAGTTTGAAGGCTGAAAAGGAGAGCCCACCAGCACATGAGAGCCTTCATGCAAAACAGactgaaaatacaaaaagtGGCTGGTCCCTGAGAACTgatgggacaaaaaaaaacctgaagcCAGTCAGCAACAGAGCAGAAAGGAAGGAgaacagctgtcaatcaaaggaagaagagaagagcaGGCCGTCTGCTGTATCATCTGTTGCCTGTACATCAGATAAAGCCATCAATAATAGCAGTGATAGTGAGGAAGACTCTAGTTTGCGCTCTAAAAGGCCAAAGGGAATGTTTATGGCTTTGTTGGCTGAGGCCAGAGAGGTAGATAATAAGGATATGTACAGCCAGAGTCCAAATGAGTCTGAAGAAGAAGCATTGCCATCCAAACTCTCAGGCTTGAAAGGAAGAAATAAACAATCTCCCAAAAAACTGATAAGAAATCGGGGCACCCGAAGTCCATCCCCCACTTCAACTGAGAGCAGCGTAGACATAGACTCAGAGAGCTCCTCTAGCAGTAGCAATGGGAGAAGCAGTTTAGAATCCCCCACCTTTCCCAGGCCCAACAAACCTTCTGTATCCCCTGGTGGGAGAGGGACTCGAGTGGGCTCAGCAGGATCTCAGGATGTGCCTATCGGCCGTACAGAGGAGTCAGAAGACACAGTGACAGATGTAAGCCCCCTCTCATCTCCTGACTTCAGCCCTCTCCAGTCGTTGGACCTGAACCACACAGAGGCTGAAGAGGGAAGCCttaaagagcagcagcagcaggagagtGTGCCCTCCAGTGGCCTTAGCAACATGCATCAAGACGTGGACTCAGACCAGGATGTAGATGAGT GCTCGCTCAGTTCAGAGAGTCAGCTTGGAGGTAAACTGGTCTTCCACTGTCCTGGAGGGAGAAACCGAAAGAACTACTCGTTCACCAACGCTGAGGTCCGACGCATAGATCGTGAGAACCAGCGACTTCTTCGGGAGCTTTCGCACCATTCACCAGGGCCCAGACCAGGAAGTACAGCGAGGAAAACGAGCCATATGGCCCACAAGTCGCCTTTTAGTCGCCTCTCTCACAGCGCACTCAACAGGCAGCGGGAACAGCAACGCATCGAGAGGGAGAACCTG GCTCTCCTGAAAAGGCTGGAGTCTGTCAAGCCTACACCTGGCCTAAAGCGTTCAGAACAACTGGAAGACTACCAGCGTCACATCGGATATGCCGGAGCTCCTTCATACTCTGTCTGTATGTCCACCACCAAAAAAGAGAGGTCTACCAGCAAGACACCCTCAG GTCCCAGGACGGCCAGTTCTGCCCACCACAGCTCCAGAGCAGTTTCCACCACCACTGACTCCGGGAAAACACCCGTACCCAGGTCAAAAAACAACTGA
- the cfap97 gene encoding cilia- and flagella-associated protein 97 isoform X1 produces MFSPGELEGEVDHSFFDSDCDDSSRDGGEQLEKSLKAEKESPPAHESLHAKQTENTKSGWSLRTDGTKKNLKPVSNRAERKENSCQSKEEEKSRPSAVSSVACTSDKAINNSSDSEEDSSLRSKRPKGMFMALLAEAREVDNKDMYSQSPNESEEEALPSKLSGLKGRNKQSPKKLIRNRGTRSPSPTSTESSVDIDSESSSSSSNGRSSLESPTFPRPNKPSVSPGGRGTRVGSAGSQDVPIGRTEESEDTVTDVSPLSSPDFSPLQSLDLNHTEAEEGSLKEQQQQESVPSSGLSNMHQDVDSDQDVDECSLSSESQLGGKLVFHCPGGRNRKNYSFTNAEVRRIDRENQRLLRELSHHSPGPRPGSTARKTSHMAHKSPFSRLSHSALNRQREQQRIERENLALLKRLESVKPTPGLKRSEQLEDYQRHIGYAGAPSYSVCMSTTKKERSTSKTPSAGPRTASSAHHSSRAVSTTTDSGKTPVPRSKNN; encoded by the exons ATGTTTAGCCCCGGGGAGCTAGAAGGTGAAGTGGATCATTCGTTTTTCGACAGTGACTGTGATGATAGCAGCAGAGATGGAGGGGAACAGCTGGAGAAAAGTTTGAAGGCTGAAAAGGAGAGCCCACCAGCACATGAGAGCCTTCATGCAAAACAGactgaaaatacaaaaagtGGCTGGTCCCTGAGAACTgatgggacaaaaaaaaacctgaagcCAGTCAGCAACAGAGCAGAAAGGAAGGAgaacagctgtcaatcaaaggaagaagagaagagcaGGCCGTCTGCTGTATCATCTGTTGCCTGTACATCAGATAAAGCCATCAATAATAGCAGTGATAGTGAGGAAGACTCTAGTTTGCGCTCTAAAAGGCCAAAGGGAATGTTTATGGCTTTGTTGGCTGAGGCCAGAGAGGTAGATAATAAGGATATGTACAGCCAGAGTCCAAATGAGTCTGAAGAAGAAGCATTGCCATCCAAACTCTCAGGCTTGAAAGGAAGAAATAAACAATCTCCCAAAAAACTGATAAGAAATCGGGGCACCCGAAGTCCATCCCCCACTTCAACTGAGAGCAGCGTAGACATAGACTCAGAGAGCTCCTCTAGCAGTAGCAATGGGAGAAGCAGTTTAGAATCCCCCACCTTTCCCAGGCCCAACAAACCTTCTGTATCCCCTGGTGGGAGAGGGACTCGAGTGGGCTCAGCAGGATCTCAGGATGTGCCTATCGGCCGTACAGAGGAGTCAGAAGACACAGTGACAGATGTAAGCCCCCTCTCATCTCCTGACTTCAGCCCTCTCCAGTCGTTGGACCTGAACCACACAGAGGCTGAAGAGGGAAGCCttaaagagcagcagcagcaggagagtGTGCCCTCCAGTGGCCTTAGCAACATGCATCAAGACGTGGACTCAGACCAGGATGTAGATGAGT GCTCGCTCAGTTCAGAGAGTCAGCTTGGAGGTAAACTGGTCTTCCACTGTCCTGGAGGGAGAAACCGAAAGAACTACTCGTTCACCAACGCTGAGGTCCGACGCATAGATCGTGAGAACCAGCGACTTCTTCGGGAGCTTTCGCACCATTCACCAGGGCCCAGACCAGGAAGTACAGCGAGGAAAACGAGCCATATGGCCCACAAGTCGCCTTTTAGTCGCCTCTCTCACAGCGCACTCAACAGGCAGCGGGAACAGCAACGCATCGAGAGGGAGAACCTG GCTCTCCTGAAAAGGCTGGAGTCTGTCAAGCCTACACCTGGCCTAAAGCGTTCAGAACAACTGGAAGACTACCAGCGTCACATCGGATATGCCGGAGCTCCTTCATACTCTGTCTGTATGTCCACCACCAAAAAAGAGAGGTCTACCAGCAAGACACCCTCAG CAGGTCCCAGGACGGCCAGTTCTGCCCACCACAGCTCCAGAGCAGTTTCCACCACCACTGACTCCGGGAAAACACCCGTACCCAGGTCAAAAAACAACTGA
- the cfap97 gene encoding cilia- and flagella-associated protein 97 isoform X3, which translates to MFSPGELEGEVDHSFFDSDCDDSSRDGGEQLEKSLKAEKESPPAHESLHAKQTENTKSGWSLRTDGTKKNLKPVSNRAERKENSCQSKEEEKSRPSAVSSVACTSDKAINNSSDSEEDSSLRSKRPKGMFMALLAEAREVDNKDMYSQSPNESEEEALPSKLSGLKGRNKQSPKKLIRNRGTRSPSPTSTESSVDIDSESSSSSSNGRSSLESPTFPRPNKPSVSPGGRGTRVGSAGSQDVPIGRTEESEDTVTDVSPLSSPDFSPLQSLDLNHTEAEEGSLKEQQQQESVPSSGLSNMHQDVDSDQDVDECSLSSESQLGGKLVFHCPGGRNRKNYSFTNAEVRRIDRENQRLLRELSHHSPGPRPGSTARKTSHMAHKSPFSRLSHSALNRQREQQRIERENLALLKRLESVKPTPGLKRSEQLEDYQRHIGYAGAPSYSVCMSTTKKERSTSKTPSGSRSQDGQFCPPQLQSSFHHH; encoded by the exons ATGTTTAGCCCCGGGGAGCTAGAAGGTGAAGTGGATCATTCGTTTTTCGACAGTGACTGTGATGATAGCAGCAGAGATGGAGGGGAACAGCTGGAGAAAAGTTTGAAGGCTGAAAAGGAGAGCCCACCAGCACATGAGAGCCTTCATGCAAAACAGactgaaaatacaaaaagtGGCTGGTCCCTGAGAACTgatgggacaaaaaaaaacctgaagcCAGTCAGCAACAGAGCAGAAAGGAAGGAgaacagctgtcaatcaaaggaagaagagaagagcaGGCCGTCTGCTGTATCATCTGTTGCCTGTACATCAGATAAAGCCATCAATAATAGCAGTGATAGTGAGGAAGACTCTAGTTTGCGCTCTAAAAGGCCAAAGGGAATGTTTATGGCTTTGTTGGCTGAGGCCAGAGAGGTAGATAATAAGGATATGTACAGCCAGAGTCCAAATGAGTCTGAAGAAGAAGCATTGCCATCCAAACTCTCAGGCTTGAAAGGAAGAAATAAACAATCTCCCAAAAAACTGATAAGAAATCGGGGCACCCGAAGTCCATCCCCCACTTCAACTGAGAGCAGCGTAGACATAGACTCAGAGAGCTCCTCTAGCAGTAGCAATGGGAGAAGCAGTTTAGAATCCCCCACCTTTCCCAGGCCCAACAAACCTTCTGTATCCCCTGGTGGGAGAGGGACTCGAGTGGGCTCAGCAGGATCTCAGGATGTGCCTATCGGCCGTACAGAGGAGTCAGAAGACACAGTGACAGATGTAAGCCCCCTCTCATCTCCTGACTTCAGCCCTCTCCAGTCGTTGGACCTGAACCACACAGAGGCTGAAGAGGGAAGCCttaaagagcagcagcagcaggagagtGTGCCCTCCAGTGGCCTTAGCAACATGCATCAAGACGTGGACTCAGACCAGGATGTAGATGAGT GCTCGCTCAGTTCAGAGAGTCAGCTTGGAGGTAAACTGGTCTTCCACTGTCCTGGAGGGAGAAACCGAAAGAACTACTCGTTCACCAACGCTGAGGTCCGACGCATAGATCGTGAGAACCAGCGACTTCTTCGGGAGCTTTCGCACCATTCACCAGGGCCCAGACCAGGAAGTACAGCGAGGAAAACGAGCCATATGGCCCACAAGTCGCCTTTTAGTCGCCTCTCTCACAGCGCACTCAACAGGCAGCGGGAACAGCAACGCATCGAGAGGGAGAACCTG GCTCTCCTGAAAAGGCTGGAGTCTGTCAAGCCTACACCTGGCCTAAAGCGTTCAGAACAACTGGAAGACTACCAGCGTCACATCGGATATGCCGGAGCTCCTTCATACTCTGTCTGTATGTCCACCACCAAAAAAGAGAGGTCTACCAGCAAGACACCCTCAGGTAG CAGGTCCCAGGACGGCCAGTTCTGCCCACCACAGCTCCAGAGCAGTTTCCACCACCACTGA
- the slc25a4 gene encoding ADP/ATP translocase 1: MSDAVISFLKDFLAGGVAAAISKTAVAPIERVKLLLQVQHASKQITAEMQYKGIMDCVVRIPKEQGFISFWRGNLANVIRYFPTQALNFAFKDKYKKIFLGGVDQKTQFWRYFAGNLASGGAAGATSLCFVYPLDFARTRLAADIGKGAAEREFTGLGNCLTKIFKTDGIKGLYLGFNVSVQGIIIYRAAYFGCFDTAKGMLPDPKNTHIVITWMIAQTVTAAAGIVSYPFDTVRRRMMMQSGRKGADIMYTGTIDCWKKILKDEGGKAFFKGAWSNVIRGMGGAFVLVLYDEIKKYT; encoded by the exons ATGTCGGACGCGGTGATCAGTTTCCTGAAGGACTTTTTGGCCGGTGGCGTTGCCGCTGCCATCTCCAAAACAGCTGTCGCTCCCATTGAGAGAGTCAAGTTGTTGCTGCAG GTCCAGCATGCCAGCAAACAGATCACCGCAGAGATGCAGTACAAGGGCATCATGGACTGTGTGGTAAGGATCCCAAAGGAGCAGGGCTTTATTTCCTTCTGGAGAGGCAACCTGGCCAACGTGATCCGTTACTTCCCCACCCAAGCCCTCAACTTCGCCTTCAAAGACAAGTACAAGAAGATCTTCCTTGGTGGTGTGGATCAAAAAACACAGTTCTGGCGTTACTTCGCTGGTAATCTCGCATCTGGCGGTGCCGCTGGTGCGACTTCGCTCTGCTTCGTCTACCCTCTGGACTTCGCCAGAACAAGACTCGCTGCCGACATCGGCAAGGGCGCAGCTGAGAGAGAGTTCACCGGTCTTGGAAACTGCCTCACCAAGATCTTCAAAACCGATGGCATCAAGGGTCTTTACCTCGGATTCAACGTGTCAGTGCAGGGCATTATCATCTACAGAGCGGCCTACTTCGGATGCTTCGACACAGCTAAAG GTATGCTGCCAGATCCCAAGAACACTCACATCGTCATCACCTGGATGATCGCCCAGACTGTCACTGCTGCAGCTGGTATTGTCTCATACCCCTTCGACACCGTCAGACGTCGTATGATGATGCAGTCTGGACGCAAAGGAG CTGACATCATGTACACGGGCACAATCGACTGCTGGAAGAAGATCCTTAAGGATGAGGGAGGAAAAGCCTTCTTCAAGGGTGCCTGGTCCAACGTGATCAGAGGCATGGGTGGTGCCTTTGTGTTGGTGCTGTATGATGAGATCAAGAAGTACACATAA